A genomic stretch from Bradyrhizobium sp. 195 includes:
- a CDS encoding alkaline phosphatase family protein, producing the protein MARAKNVLWIMCDQLRYDYLACTGHPTLKTPNIDAMAKRGVLFSKAYVQSPICGPSRMSFYTGRYMRSHGSHWNGWPLRVGEPTLGDHLKKIGVRNVLVGKTHMAPDLEGMKALGIPPESMIGVHVAECGFEPYERDDGLHPTGRPRPKYDEYLRKHGFEATNPWEHWANSGAADDGSLQNGWLLVHADKAARVPDEHSETPYMTRRAMDFISEAETDGRPWCLHLSYIKPHWPYIAPEPYVSMYSTDDMIPAIRSERERQNPHPVFGAYMDMRYSRNMARDDVREKVIPTYMGLITQIDDQMGVLMKFLEARGLLETTMIVFTSDHGDYLGDHWMGEKDLFHEQSAKIPLIIIDPSQEADATRGTRSDALVEAIDLAPTFVDYFGGKAPGHILEGRSLLPLLRGSTPPEWRKVAFSEYDYAMQDVRLKLNQPIERCRLFMVFDGRWKYIHASGFRPMLYDLETDPEEYLDRGDDPECAGIIARLQAELFDWALHPNDHITTPREKIAAYADNQLQVKAGVLIGIWDEKELAAIKDGIAQRAKM; encoded by the coding sequence ATGGCGCGCGCGAAGAACGTTCTCTGGATCATGTGCGACCAGCTTCGCTACGACTATCTCGCCTGCACCGGCCATCCCACGTTGAAGACGCCGAACATCGACGCCATGGCCAAGCGCGGCGTGCTGTTCAGCAAAGCCTATGTGCAATCGCCGATCTGCGGGCCGTCGCGGATGTCGTTCTACACGGGACGCTACATGCGCTCGCACGGCTCGCACTGGAACGGCTGGCCGCTGCGCGTCGGCGAACCGACGCTCGGCGATCATCTCAAGAAGATCGGCGTGCGCAATGTGCTGGTCGGCAAGACCCACATGGCGCCCGATCTCGAAGGCATGAAGGCGCTCGGCATCCCGCCGGAATCGATGATCGGCGTGCATGTCGCCGAATGCGGCTTCGAACCCTATGAGCGCGACGACGGCCTGCACCCGACCGGCCGGCCCCGGCCGAAATACGACGAGTATCTGCGTAAGCACGGCTTCGAAGCCACCAATCCCTGGGAGCATTGGGCCAATTCGGGCGCGGCGGACGACGGCTCGTTGCAGAACGGCTGGCTGCTGGTGCACGCCGACAAGGCCGCGCGCGTGCCGGACGAGCATTCCGAGACGCCCTACATGACGCGGCGCGCGATGGACTTCATCAGCGAGGCCGAGACCGACGGCAGGCCGTGGTGCCTGCACCTGTCCTACATCAAGCCGCACTGGCCCTACATCGCGCCGGAGCCTTACGTGAGCATGTATTCGACGGACGACATGATCCCGGCGATCCGCTCCGAGCGCGAGCGGCAGAATCCGCATCCGGTGTTCGGCGCCTACATGGACATGCGCTATTCCCGCAACATGGCGCGCGACGACGTCCGCGAGAAGGTGATCCCGACCTATATGGGCCTGATCACCCAGATCGACGACCAGATGGGCGTGCTGATGAAGTTTCTGGAGGCGCGTGGCCTGCTGGAAACCACCATGATCGTGTTCACCTCCGACCACGGCGACTATCTCGGCGATCACTGGATGGGCGAGAAGGATCTATTCCACGAACAATCGGCGAAGATCCCCCTGATCATCATCGACCCGTCGCAAGAGGCCGATGCCACGCGCGGCACGCGCAGCGATGCGCTGGTCGAGGCCATCGATCTGGCACCGACCTTCGTCGATTATTTCGGCGGCAAGGCGCCGGGCCACATTCTCGAAGGACGTTCGCTGCTGCCGCTGCTGCGCGGCTCCACGCCGCCGGAGTGGCGCAAGGTCGCGTTCTCCGAATATGACTATGCGATGCAGGATGTGCGGCTGAAGCTGAACCAGCCGATCGAGCGCTGCCGCCTGTTCATGGTGTTCGACGGCCGCTGGAAATACATCCACGCCTCCGGCTTCCGCCCGATGCTGTACGACCTCGAAACCGATCCGGAAGAGTATTTGGATCGCGGCGACGATCCGGAATGCGCCGGCATCATCGCGCGGCTTCAGGCCGAGCTGTTCGACTGGGCGCTGCATCCCAACGACCATATCACCACGCCGCGCGAGAAGATCGCGGCCTATGCCGACAACCAGCTCCAGGTGAAGGCCGGCGTTTTGATCGGCATCTGGGATGAGAAAGAGCTTGCGGCGATCAAGGACGGGATAGCGCAACGCGCGAAGATGTAG
- a CDS encoding Bug family tripartite tricarboxylate transporter substrate binding protein — MDRRKFMAGCLGLPLLSQAGEAQAQAGLSKMIFPFAAGAGGDTLCRLIAQEMAPALQRTIVVENRTGGDGLIGIKAVKGASPDGSMVLVTTGPTMYLLPMVETTPSFDSAKDFMPVSLLARFEFALVINPGVEATDFKSFVTWLKAHPDKTSFGVPSNGTIPHFMGSKLEKDLGIPLTRVPYRGSAPILNDLVGGHISFGITTLADALPQHRAKGVKIIAVSSAERSPFAAEVPTLKESGIDLVADAWYGMWLPAGSPPEFASKLGAAASAALAKPEVKEKLTAIGLIPVGSNADGLSKELAANIALWQPIVKATGYKIEN; from the coding sequence ATGGATCGCCGCAAATTCATGGCCGGATGCCTGGGGTTGCCGCTGCTCTCGCAGGCGGGCGAAGCGCAAGCGCAGGCGGGACTGAGCAAGATGATCTTCCCGTTCGCGGCGGGGGCGGGCGGTGACACGCTATGCCGGCTGATCGCGCAGGAGATGGCGCCGGCGCTGCAGCGGACCATCGTGGTCGAGAACCGCACCGGCGGCGACGGCCTGATCGGCATCAAGGCGGTGAAGGGCGCAAGCCCCGACGGCAGCATGGTGCTGGTGACGACGGGGCCGACCATGTACCTGCTGCCGATGGTGGAGACGACACCGAGCTTCGACTCGGCGAAGGACTTCATGCCGGTGTCGCTGCTGGCGCGGTTCGAATTCGCGCTGGTGATCAATCCGGGGGTCGAGGCCACCGATTTCAAGAGCTTCGTGACGTGGCTGAAGGCGCATCCGGACAAGACCTCGTTCGGCGTGCCCAGCAATGGCACCATTCCGCACTTCATGGGTTCCAAGCTCGAGAAGGACCTCGGTATCCCCCTGACCCGCGTGCCCTATCGCGGCAGCGCGCCGATCCTCAACGATCTCGTCGGCGGTCACATTTCTTTTGGGATCACCACACTGGCCGATGCGCTGCCGCAGCATCGCGCCAAGGGCGTGAAGATCATCGCCGTCTCGAGCGCAGAGCGTTCGCCCTTCGCAGCCGAGGTCCCGACGCTGAAGGAGAGCGGCATCGATCTCGTCGCCGATGCCTGGTACGGCATGTGGCTCCCCGCCGGCAGCCCGCCGGAGTTTGCGAGCAAGCTCGGCGCGGCCGCAAGCGCGGCGCTCGCCAAGCCGGAGGTGAAGGAGAAGCTGACGGCGATCGGGCTCATTCCGGTCGGCAGCAATGCGGACGGGCTATCCAAGGAACTCGCCGCGAACATTGCGTTGTGGCAGCCGATCGTGAAGGCGACGGGATACAAGATCGAGAATTGA
- the proB gene encoding glutamate 5-kinase, translating into MASPELSQFRRIVVKVGSALLVDSGKGEVRASWLAALADDMAKLHREGRDVLVVSSGSIALGRSRLKLPRGPLKLEESQAAAAVGQIALARIWSEVLGAHGIGAGQILVTLQDTEERRRYLNARSTIGKLLEWRAIPVINENDTVATNEIRYGDNDRLAARVATMASADLLVLLSDIDGLYDAPPKNNPNAKLIPVVESISSEIEAVAGDAESELSRGGMRTKVEAAKIATTGGTHMLIASGKIEHPLQAIADGGRCTWFLTPANPITSRKRWIAGTLEPKGTLTIDAGAVTALRAGASLLPAGVIKVEGQFARGDAVIVRGPDASEVGRGLIAYDAEVAEKIKGRSSPDVMAILGISGRSEMIHRDDLVMGG; encoded by the coding sequence ATGGCCAGCCCCGAACTCAGTCAATTCCGCCGCATCGTCGTCAAGGTCGGCTCCGCGCTGCTGGTCGATTCTGGCAAGGGCGAGGTGCGAGCGTCCTGGCTCGCCGCGCTCGCCGACGACATGGCCAAACTGCACCGCGAGGGTCGCGACGTGCTGGTCGTCTCCTCAGGTTCGATCGCACTCGGCCGCAGCCGCCTCAAATTGCCGCGCGGTCCGCTGAAGCTGGAGGAGAGCCAGGCCGCCGCCGCCGTCGGCCAGATCGCGCTGGCGCGGATCTGGTCGGAGGTGCTGGGCGCGCACGGCATCGGCGCCGGCCAGATCCTGGTGACGCTGCAGGACACCGAGGAGCGCCGCCGCTACCTCAACGCGCGCTCCACCATCGGCAAGCTGCTGGAATGGCGCGCCATCCCCGTGATCAACGAGAACGACACGGTGGCCACCAACGAGATCCGCTACGGCGACAACGACCGCCTCGCCGCGCGCGTCGCGACCATGGCGAGCGCCGATTTGCTGGTGCTGCTGTCCGATATCGACGGGCTCTACGACGCCCCGCCGAAGAACAACCCGAACGCAAAGCTCATTCCGGTGGTCGAGAGCATCTCCTCGGAGATCGAGGCCGTGGCGGGAGACGCCGAGTCGGAGCTGTCGCGCGGCGGCATGCGCACCAAGGTCGAGGCCGCCAAGATCGCGACGACAGGCGGCACGCATATGCTGATCGCCTCCGGCAAGATCGAGCATCCCCTGCAGGCGATCGCCGATGGCGGCCGCTGCACCTGGTTCCTGACGCCGGCCAATCCCATCACCTCGCGAAAGCGCTGGATCGCGGGCACGCTGGAGCCGAAGGGCACGCTGACCATCGACGCCGGCGCGGTGACGGCGCTGCGCGCCGGCGCCAGCCTGCTGCCGGCCGGCGTGATCAAGGTCGAGGGCCAGTTCGCCCGCGGCGATGCCGTGATCGTGCGCGGCCCTGATGCCAGCGAGGTCGGTCGCGGCCTGATCGCCTATGACGCCGAGGTCGCCGAGAAGATCAAGGGCCGCTCATCCCCGGACGTGATGGCCATCCTCGGCATCAGCGGGCGGTCGGAGATGATCCACCGCGACGATCTGGTGATGGGCGGATAG
- a CDS encoding glutamate-5-semialdehyde dehydrogenase — MAAPLKAVDGNADLQALMTDLGTRARAAARVLALAPPEQKNRALEAMERAIRGNAAAILAANAEDVAEARASSNATSSFIDRLTLTPSRVEAMAEGIGIVRGIADPIGIVIESWQRPNGMTIERVRVPLGVVGVIFESRPNVAADAGVLCLKSGNAVILRGGSDSFRSCRAIHDCLVQGLREAGLPEAAITLVPTRDRAAVGMMLSGLNGAVDVIVPRGGKSLVARVEQEARVPVFAHLEGVNHVYVDAGADLAMAKSIVLNAKMRRTGVCGAAETLLVDRAAAGKNLKPLVEMLIEAGCEVRGDETVQGTDARVKPASEDDWDTEYLDAIIAAKVVDGVDGAIAHIQNHGSHHTDAIVSADEAAANKFLSEVDSAIVLHNASTQFADGGEFGFGAEIGIATGRFHARGPVGAEQLTSFKYRVRGTGQTRP, encoded by the coding sequence ATGGCCGCTCCCCTCAAAGCCGTCGACGGCAACGCCGATCTTCAGGCCCTGATGACCGATCTCGGAACCCGTGCCCGCGCTGCCGCGCGCGTGCTGGCGCTGGCGCCGCCGGAGCAGAAGAACCGGGCGCTGGAAGCCATGGAACGGGCGATCCGCGGCAATGCTGCGGCGATCCTCGCCGCCAATGCCGAGGACGTCGCCGAGGCCCGCGCCTCCAGTAACGCCACCTCCTCCTTCATCGACCGCCTGACGCTGACGCCGTCGCGGGTCGAGGCGATGGCCGAAGGCATCGGCATCGTGCGCGGCATCGCCGATCCGATCGGCATCGTCATCGAGAGCTGGCAGCGACCGAACGGCATGACGATCGAGCGCGTGCGCGTGCCGCTCGGCGTCGTCGGTGTGATTTTCGAGAGCAGGCCCAACGTCGCGGCGGACGCCGGCGTGCTGTGCCTGAAATCCGGCAATGCCGTGATCCTGCGCGGCGGCTCCGACAGTTTCCGGTCGTGCCGCGCAATTCATGACTGCCTGGTGCAAGGCCTGCGCGAAGCGGGTTTGCCTGAAGCTGCGATCACGCTGGTGCCGACGCGCGACCGCGCGGCGGTCGGCATGATGCTGTCGGGTTTGAACGGCGCCGTCGACGTGATCGTGCCGCGCGGCGGCAAGAGCCTCGTCGCACGCGTCGAGCAGGAAGCGCGCGTGCCGGTGTTTGCGCATCTCGAAGGCGTCAATCACGTCTATGTCGATGCCGGCGCCGACCTTGCCATGGCGAAGTCGATCGTGCTGAACGCAAAAATGCGCCGCACCGGCGTCTGCGGCGCGGCCGAGACGCTGCTGGTCGATCGCGCTGCTGCCGGCAAAAATCTGAAGCCGCTGGTCGAGATGCTGATCGAAGCCGGCTGCGAGGTGCGCGGGGATGAAACAGTGCAAGGGACGGATGCGCGCGTAAAACCTGCGAGCGAAGATGATTGGGACACCGAATATCTCGACGCGATCATCGCGGCGAAGGTGGTGGACGGCGTCGACGGCGCGATCGCGCACATCCAGAACCACGGTTCGCATCACACCGATGCGATCGTGAGCGCGGATGAGGCGGCTGCGAACAAATTCCTGAGCGAGGTCGATTCCGCGATCGTGCTGCACAACGCCTCGACGCAGTTCGCCGATGGCGGCGAGTTCGGCTTCGGCGCCGAGATCGGCATCGCCACCGGCCGCTTCCACGCTCGCGGCCCTGTCGGCGCCGAGCAGCTGACGAGCTTCAAATATCGCGTTCGCGGCACCGGGCAGACGCGGCCGTAA
- a CDS encoding nicotinate-nucleotide adenylyltransferase: MSNNFVVPRFPAQAVPPTTKGMRIGLLGGSFNPPHQAHRAISQFALKRLQLDRVWWLVTPGNPLKENGALHELGARMQAAREVADDPRIEVSCLESVIRTRYTIDTINILRRRFPGLRFVWIMGADNLAQFHRWQDWRRIAAQVPMAIIDRPPQSFRALASPAGQALSRYRLPEEKAALLADRRPPAWVFLTGLKLNLSSTGLRNPDGSWKGTK; the protein is encoded by the coding sequence TTGAGCAACAATTTCGTCGTGCCGCGTTTCCCGGCGCAAGCGGTCCCGCCCACCACGAAGGGCATGCGCATCGGCCTGCTCGGCGGCTCGTTCAATCCGCCGCACCAGGCCCATCGCGCCATCAGCCAGTTTGCGCTGAAGCGATTGCAACTCGATCGCGTCTGGTGGCTGGTGACGCCTGGCAACCCGCTCAAGGAGAACGGCGCGCTGCATGAGCTCGGCGCGCGCATGCAGGCGGCGCGCGAGGTCGCTGATGATCCGCGCATCGAGGTCAGCTGTCTCGAATCCGTCATTCGTACCCGCTATACTATCGACACGATCAACATCTTGCGCCGCCGCTTTCCCGGCTTGCGCTTTGTCTGGATCATGGGCGCCGACAACCTCGCTCAATTCCACCGTTGGCAGGACTGGCGGCGCATCGCCGCCCAGGTGCCGATGGCCATCATCGATCGCCCGCCGCAGAGTTTTCGCGCCCTCGCCTCCCCCGCGGGACAGGCATTATCGCGCTACCGCCTTCCCGAGGAAAAAGCGGCACTGCTGGCGGACCGGAGGCCGCCGGCCTGGGTGTTTTTGACCGGATTGAAGCTGAATCTCTCCTCGACGGGCCTGCGGAACCCGGACGGGAGCTGGAAAGGTACGAAGTGA
- the rsfS gene encoding ribosome silencing factor: MKAQPDADKTLSLILSRLDDMKAEETVTIDLRGKSAYSDYMIVTTGRVNRHVGAIAENVAKGLKENGIKNIHVEGLPNCDWVLIDSGDVIVHVFRPEVREFYNLERLYTQGPGAAKAI, from the coding sequence TTGAAGGCGCAACCCGACGCCGACAAGACGCTGAGCCTGATCCTCTCCCGCCTCGACGACATGAAGGCGGAAGAGACGGTCACCATCGACCTTCGCGGCAAATCGGCGTACTCCGACTACATGATCGTCACCACCGGCCGGGTGAACCGGCACGTCGGCGCGATCGCGGAAAACGTCGCCAAGGGCCTCAAGGAAAACGGCATCAAGAACATCCACGTCGAGGGCTTGCCCAATTGCGACTGGGTGTTGATCGATTCCGGCGACGTGATCGTGCACGTTTTCCGACCCGAGGTCCGCGAGTTCTACAATCTCGAGCGATTGTACACGCAGGGCCCAGGGGCGGCGAAGGCGATCTAG
- the rlmH gene encoding 23S rRNA (pseudouridine(1915)-N(3))-methyltransferase RlmH, translating to MRVAVIAVGRLKQGPERELADRYFERFDEAGRKLGFRELLVHEIPESRARDTATRMSEEAAAISVHIPEKSILVALDERGQNLDSTVFARHLGRWRDEGAGHTIFVIGGADGLSPELRRKAKLAIAFGSATWPHQMVRVMLLEQLYRAATILAGHPYHRA from the coding sequence ATGCGTGTTGCTGTCATTGCGGTGGGCCGGCTGAAGCAGGGCCCCGAACGGGAGCTTGCCGACCGCTATTTCGAGCGGTTCGATGAGGCCGGCCGCAAGCTCGGATTCCGCGAGCTCCTGGTCCACGAGATCCCCGAAAGCCGCGCGCGAGACACCGCGACGCGGATGAGCGAGGAGGCCGCGGCGATCTCCGTCCATATTCCGGAAAAGTCGATCCTGGTGGCGCTGGACGAGCGCGGCCAGAATCTGGATTCCACCGTATTCGCACGGCATCTCGGCCGCTGGCGCGACGAGGGGGCCGGACATACTATCTTCGTGATCGGAGGGGCGGACGGACTTTCGCCCGAATTGCGCCGTAAGGCCAAGCTCGCGATCGCGTTCGGCTCTGCGACCTGGCCGCACCAAATGGTCCGCGTCATGCTTCTGGAACAGCTTTATCGGGCCGCCACCATTCTGGCCGGCCACCCCTATCACCGCGCGTGA
- a CDS encoding murein hydrolase activator EnvC family protein: MRAPLLNLLLITSVAGASLAQAQTANPAPQTAAVSPDAIKQREQELEAARARQKSAEEAQAKLKAEITALGQDRTQLNQQLIDTAANVRSVETKIDETEARLRALNGREQAMRTSLDSRRADIVEVLAALQRAGRRTPPALLVRPEDALQSLRTAMLLGAVVPELRGRAEKIASELGELVALRKSIATERDQLASDRDRVRSDQTRLTALVDERQRQQAGREKDLDAENSRAIMLSKQVGDLQGLITKMEQDLQSAAKAAEKAAEAAKLAEAKAAASAKSGPGAFKDRSRTTPAIAFASAKGLLPLPVNGNKIRDFGGSDGVGGVQKGISLATKPGSQVTTPCDGWVVYSGPFRSYGQLLILNAGGGYHVLIAGMERISVNIGQFVLTGEPVATMGSTSQVASILATNASQPVLYVEFRKDGTPIDPGPWWAANEGEKVRG; encoded by the coding sequence ATGCGAGCGCCGCTCCTCAACCTGTTGCTGATCACAAGCGTTGCCGGCGCAAGCCTCGCGCAAGCTCAGACGGCAAATCCGGCGCCGCAGACCGCAGCCGTCTCGCCCGATGCCATCAAGCAGCGCGAGCAGGAGCTGGAAGCCGCCCGCGCCAGGCAGAAGAGCGCGGAGGAAGCACAGGCCAAGCTCAAGGCCGAGATCACCGCGCTCGGCCAGGACCGCACCCAGCTCAACCAGCAGCTGATCGACACCGCCGCCAATGTGCGCAGCGTGGAGACCAAGATCGACGAGACCGAAGCACGGCTGCGCGCGCTGAACGGACGCGAGCAGGCGATGCGCACCTCGCTGGATTCGCGCCGCGCCGACATCGTCGAAGTGCTGGCAGCGTTGCAGCGGGCCGGGCGGCGCACGCCGCCGGCGCTGCTGGTGCGACCCGAAGATGCGCTGCAATCGCTGCGCACGGCGATGTTGCTCGGCGCCGTGGTGCCGGAGTTGCGCGGCCGCGCCGAAAAGATCGCAAGCGAGCTCGGCGAGCTCGTCGCCTTGCGCAAGTCCATCGCCACCGAGCGCGACCAGCTCGCCTCTGACCGCGACCGGGTCCGCAGCGACCAGACCCGGCTCACCGCGCTCGTCGACGAGCGGCAGCGCCAGCAGGCGGGGCGCGAAAAGGATCTCGACGCCGAGAATTCTCGCGCGATCATGCTTTCAAAGCAGGTCGGGGATCTCCAGGGGCTGATCACCAAGATGGAGCAGGACCTGCAAAGCGCCGCCAAGGCAGCCGAGAAGGCCGCGGAGGCGGCAAAGCTCGCCGAGGCCAAGGCGGCCGCCAGCGCCAAATCCGGCCCGGGCGCATTCAAGGACCGGTCCCGGACCACCCCCGCGATTGCCTTCGCCTCGGCCAAGGGTCTGCTGCCGCTTCCGGTTAACGGTAACAAGATCAGGGATTTTGGCGGTTCCGACGGGGTCGGCGGGGTCCAGAAGGGTATTTCGCTGGCGACCAAGCCCGGCTCCCAGGTCACAACGCCGTGTGACGGCTGGGTGGTCTATTCCGGCCCGTTCCGCAGCTATGGACAACTCTTGATCCTAAACGCCGGGGGCGGGTATCATGTCCTGATCGCCGGGATGGAGCGCATTTCGGTCAACATCGGACAGTTTGTGCTCACGGGGGAGCCGGTCGCGACCATGGGGTCGACCTCTCAGGTCGCTTCCATTCTCGCGACGAACGCGAGTCAACCTGTGCTGTATGTCGAGTTCCGTAAGGACGGCACTCCAATCGATCCAGGCCCATGGTGGGCCGCAAATGAAGGCGAGAAGGTTCGCGGATGA
- a CDS encoding S41 family peptidase has product MMRKTSVILLSAATGAALTLFVTQPRAVFMGSSARAATADTYRQLNLFGDVFERVRSDYVEKPDDTKLIESAISGMLTGLDPHSSYMDAKSFRDMQVQTRGEFGGLGIEVTMEDGLIKVVSPIDDTPASRAGVMANDIITNLDDEAVQGLTLNQAVEKMRGPVNTKIKLKIIRKGQDNPIDVTLVRDNIRVRSVRARVEQDDIAYIRITTFNEQTTEGLKREVANLSNQIGDKLKGYVIDLRNNPGGLLEEAVTVSDSFLEKGEIVSTRGRNAEETQRRTAHSGDLTKGKPVIVLVNGGSASASEIVAGALQDHKRATIVGTRSFGKGSVQTIIPLGSGNGALRLTTARYYTPSGKSIQAKGIVPDIEVLQDVPDELKSRTDTKGEASLRGHLKNDGDEKTGSQSYVPPDAKDDKALKLADDLLHGIKNSASAAPTPGGDNKATTDKPKAAN; this is encoded by the coding sequence ATGATGCGCAAGACTTCAGTAATCCTCCTCAGCGCAGCCACCGGTGCGGCGCTGACGCTGTTCGTGACGCAGCCGCGCGCGGTGTTCATGGGCTCGAGCGCGCGAGCTGCCACCGCGGACACCTATCGCCAGCTCAATCTGTTCGGCGACGTCTTCGAGCGCGTGCGCTCCGACTATGTCGAGAAGCCCGACGACACCAAGCTGATCGAATCCGCCATCAGCGGCATGCTCACCGGCCTCGATCCGCATTCGAGCTACATGGACGCCAAGAGCTTCCGCGACATGCAGGTGCAGACCCGCGGTGAGTTCGGCGGCCTCGGCATCGAGGTCACGATGGAAGACGGCCTCATCAAGGTGGTCTCGCCGATCGACGACACGCCGGCCTCGCGCGCCGGTGTCATGGCCAACGACATCATCACCAATCTCGACGATGAGGCGGTGCAGGGCCTGACCCTGAACCAGGCGGTCGAGAAGATGCGCGGCCCGGTCAACACCAAGATCAAGCTCAAGATCATCCGCAAGGGCCAGGACAATCCGATCGACGTCACCCTGGTGCGCGACAACATCCGCGTCCGCTCGGTGCGCGCGCGTGTCGAGCAGGACGACATCGCCTATATCCGCATCACCACTTTCAACGAGCAGACCACCGAAGGCCTGAAGCGCGAGGTCGCCAACCTCTCGAATCAGATCGGCGACAAGCTCAAGGGCTACGTCATCGACCTCCGCAACAATCCGGGCGGCCTGCTCGAGGAAGCGGTCACTGTCTCCGACTCGTTCCTGGAGAAGGGCGAGATCGTGTCGACCCGCGGCCGCAATGCCGAGGAAACCCAGCGCCGCACCGCGCATTCGGGCGACCTCACCAAGGGCAAGCCAGTCATCGTGCTGGTCAATGGCGGCTCGGCTTCGGCGTCGGAAATCGTCGCCGGCGCGCTGCAGGACCACAAGCGCGCGACCATCGTCGGCACCCGCTCGTTCGGCAAGGGTTCGGTGCAGACCATCATTCCGCTCGGAAGCGGCAACGGCGCGCTGCGTCTGACCACCGCGCGCTACTACACGCCGTCGGGCAAGTCGATCCAGGCCAAGGGCATCGTGCCCGACATCGAAGTGCTGCAGGACGTGCCGGACGAGCTGAAGTCGCGCACCGACACCAAGGGCGAAGCTTCGCTGCGCGGCCATCTCAAGAACGACGGCGACGAGAAGACCGGCTCGCAGTCCTACGTCCCGCCGGACGCCAAGGACGACAAGGCGCTCAAGCTCGCCGACGACCTGCTCCACGGCATCAAGAACAGCGCCTCCGCCGCGCCCACCCCTGGCGGCGACAACAAGGCCACGACCGACAAGCCGAAGGCGGCGAACTAG
- a CDS encoding divergent polysaccharide deacetylase family protein has translation MTETADDLSAPLGQDKPRRKRRLRLPFTAMQLLAVLLGLFLATFAGFAIFNKDPLGGEPMTRIALKPMDKASDEKPAAAGHGSETKQEGKHETNEAPKQAAPGEQKTVTMIDGSTGARHDVVIGAGEAADKGDAAGSAPPPVMAGINPKLLEKSRYGMIPVVADGLKPFNVYAADADRAKAAKMPVVAIVIGGLGVGAAKTTDAIMKLPPAVTLAFTPYGADPGKLAERARAQRHEIFLQIPMEPYDFPDNDPGPQTLLTSLSADQNMDRLYWHLSRMQGYAGLTNFMGARFIATEPAMQPIIREAAKRGLGFFDDGSSPRSIAPQAAANQAMPFGKGDIAIDVVPTPTEIDRALNKLESAARERGAAVGTASALPVSIERIGAWTKTLGDRGILLVPLTTAMLKSKSS, from the coding sequence ATGACTGAAACGGCCGATGATCTGAGCGCCCCGCTCGGACAGGATAAGCCGCGCCGGAAACGCCGGCTGCGGCTGCCGTTCACGGCCATGCAGCTGCTCGCCGTCCTGCTCGGCCTGTTCCTGGCTACCTTTGCCGGCTTCGCCATCTTCAACAAGGATCCGCTCGGCGGCGAGCCGATGACGCGGATCGCGCTCAAGCCGATGGACAAGGCATCGGACGAGAAGCCCGCCGCCGCAGGCCATGGGTCCGAAACCAAGCAAGAGGGCAAGCACGAAACCAACGAAGCGCCGAAGCAGGCCGCTCCCGGCGAGCAGAAGACCGTCACCATGATCGACGGCTCCACCGGCGCCCGCCACGACGTGGTGATCGGCGCCGGCGAGGCCGCCGACAAGGGCGATGCCGCAGGGTCGGCACCGCCGCCAGTCATGGCCGGGATCAATCCAAAACTGCTGGAGAAGTCACGCTACGGCATGATCCCGGTGGTCGCCGACGGGCTGAAGCCGTTCAACGTCTACGCAGCGGATGCCGACCGCGCCAAGGCGGCCAAGATGCCGGTGGTCGCCATCGTGATCGGCGGTCTCGGCGTCGGCGCCGCCAAGACCACCGACGCCATCATGAAGCTGCCGCCGGCGGTGACGCTGGCCTTCACGCCCTACGGCGCCGATCCCGGCAAGCTCGCCGAGCGGGCCCGCGCGCAGCGCCACGAGATCTTCCTGCAGATCCCGATGGAGCCCTACGACTTCCCCGACAACGATCCCGGGCCGCAGACGCTGCTGACCTCGCTCAGCGCCGACCAGAACATGGACCGCCTGTACTGGCATTTGAGCCGGATGCAGGGTTATGCCGGGCTCACCAATTTCATGGGCGCCCGCTTCATCGCGACGGAGCCGGCGATGCAGCCGATCATCCGCGAGGCGGCCAAGCGCGGCCTCGGCTTCTTCGACGACGGCTCCTCGCCGCGCAGCATCGCGCCACAGGCCGCGGCGAACCAGGCCATGCCGTTCGGCAAGGGCGACATCGCGATCGACGTGGTGCCGACCCCGACCGAGATCGACCGCGCCCTGAACAAGCTCGAATCGGCGGCACGCGAGCGCGGCGCGGCTGTCGGCACCGCCTCCGCCCTGCCCGTCTCGATCGAGCGCATCGGCGCCTGGACCAAGACATTGGGCGACCGGGGTATTCTTTTGGTGCCATTGACAACCGCGATGCTGAAATCAAAATCCAGCTAA